The Miscanthus floridulus cultivar M001 chromosome 7, ASM1932011v1, whole genome shotgun sequence genome includes a region encoding these proteins:
- the LOC136464722 gene encoding diphosphomevalonate decarboxylase MVD2, peroxisomal-like, translated as MAVTEGQWVLMATGRTPTNIAVIKYWGKRDEALILPVNDSISVTLDPDHLSATTTVAVSPSFPSDRMWLNGKEISLLGGRFQSCLREIRKRARDFEDEEKGVKIKKEDWGKLHVHIASYNNFPTAAGLASSAAGLACFVFTLGKLMNVKEDYGELSSIARQGSGSACRSIYGGFVKWCMGEKDDGSDSIAVQLADETHWNDLVIIIAVVSSKQKETSSTSGMRDSVETSPLLQYRAQTVVPSRVLKMEEAIKNRDFESFAKLTCADSNQFHAVCLDTSPPIFYMNDTSHRIISLVEKWNHSEGTPQVAYTFDAGPNAVLIAQNRKTAAHLLQKLLYYFPPQDKDLSSYLVGDKSILGDAGVHSMEDVEALPAPPEMKVPDQKFEGDVSYFICSRLGAGPKVIADESQALIDSVTGLPKGV; from the exons ATGGCGGTGACGGAGGGGCAGTGGGTGCTCATGGCAACGGGGCGGACGCCGACCAACATTGCGGTGATCAAGTACTGGGGGAAGCGGGACGAGGCTCTCATCCTCCCCGTCAATGACAGCATCAGCGTCACGCTCGACCCCGACCAcctctccgccaccaccaccgtcgcCGTCAGCCCCTCATTCCCCTCCGACCGCATGTGGCTCAACGGCAAG GAGATCTCGCTGTTAGGAGGAAGGTTTCAGAGCTGCCTCAGAGAGATCAGAAAGCGTGCTCGTGACTTCGAGGATGAGGAGAAGGGCGTCAAGATCAAGAAAGAGGACTGGGGGAAGTTGCATGTCCACATAGCCTCGTACAACAACTTCCCCACGGCTGCTGGTTTGGCCTCTTCGGCTGCTGGCCTTGCCTGTTTCG TTTTCACCCTTGGAAAGCTGATGAATGTGAAAGAAGATTATGGAGAACTTTCTTCAATAGCAAG GCAGGGATCTGGGAGTGCATGCCGTAGTATATATGGTGGTTTTGTGAAATGGTGTATGGGAGAA AAAGATGATGGAAGCGACAGTATTGCCGTGCAGCTTGCTGATGAAACACATTGGAACGATCTTGTAATTATTATTGCAGTG GTCAGTTCAAAGCAGAAGGAAACCAGTAGCACCAGTGGGATGCGAGATAGTGTTGAAACAAGTCCCCTCTTGCAGTACAGGGCCCAG ACAGTAGTGCCAAGTCGGGTGTTGAAAATGGAGGAGGCTATCAAGAATCGTGATTTTGAATCCTTTGCGAAATTAACTTGTGCAGATAGCAACCAGTTTCATGCTGTATGCTTAGACACGAGCCCTCCCATCTTCTACATGAATGACACGTCACACCG GATAATTAGCCTTGTTGAAAAATGGAACCACTCAGAAGGAACCCCACAG GTAGCTTACACCTTCGATGCTGGGCCAAACGCAGTCCTAATCGCACAAAACCGTAAAACTGCAGCACATCTCCTCCAGAAGCTCTTATACTATTTCCCTCCACAGGATAAGGATTTGAGCAG CTATTTGGTTGGCGATAAATCGATTCTAGGTGATGCTGGAGTGCATTCCATGGAAGATGTGGAAGCTCTTCCAGCACCTCCAGAGATGAAGGTACCGGATCAGAAATTCGAGGGTGATGTTAGCTACTTCATCTGCAGCAGGCTTGGGGCTGGTCCAAAGGTTATTGCCGACGAAAGTCAAGCATTGATCGATTCAGTCACCGGACTTCCAAAAGGGGTGTAA
- the LOC136464726 gene encoding two-component response regulator ORR23-like: MRLDERNAAVGRVRDHFPVGMRVLAVDDDPVCLKVLENLLRRCQYHVTTTNQAVVALRMLRQNRDLFDLVISDVHMPDMDGFKLLELVGLEMDLPVIMLSVNGETKTVMKGITHGACDYLLKPVRLEELRNIWQHVVRRKFSNCERANIDGYEECTRPSNADFDHVHSQITGGTPDQCGRPSKKRKEYHSEEEDEGEESNGQENDDPSAPKKPRVVWSVELHRKFVAAVNQLGIDKAVPKRILELMNVERLTRENVASHLQKYRLYLKRLSAVASQQASIVAGLGGNDPFMRMGAFEGLQGYQSFASSAALPSFSPQGLLNRNNPTSFGIQGMSAYRPIQIATGNSTISHSNGDPNKYHLSLPGTSSRQGNLAQGLTTSVGQVQLTQKWFHEETEDLSTILSVSGRANNGVPGTLQSVTNSHLLQHGLVECRQDKVVIQPSSSGSSDRLEGTVGVSSSLMDSCASQQRVVPLSAFSTSASPMNGSFCSNAIAELGATSSGGTNICPSNDLRVARDNKVGASSSGNVILLSPDTVPNQKYLNFGGGSNLRQSMDGGNTDNLLNPKFIWSCLPTSLPPNLIGSHHPMSQRPNNGNLGGTMVGQTTASASTAAPQTRIDMIISGDTPTPKSASDLSFPRVHSELSSSSCSFDGLLNSIIKVEKDDASFSDDLGCDFYSLGACI, from the exons ATGAGGCTAGATGAGAGAAATGCTGCCGTGGGGAGGGTCAGGGACCATTTCCCCGTCGGCATGCGTGTCCTCGCCGTGGACGACGACCCCGTGTGCCTCAAGGTGCTTGAGAACCTCCTGCGCCGCTGCCAGTATCATG TGACAACGACGAATCAGGCTGTTGTCGCCTTGAGGATGCTGAGGCAAAACAGAGACTTGTTTGATCTTGTTATCAGTGATGTGCACATGCCAGACATGGATGGCTTTAAGCTTCTGGAGCTTGTGGGGCTCGAAATGGACCTCCCTGTCATTA TGTTATCGGTGAATGGAGAGACAAAAACTGTAATGAAGGGGATAACTCATGGCGCCTGTGACTATCTCTTAAAACCTGTTCGGCTGGAAGAGCTTAGGAATATCTGGCAGCATGTTGTTAGAAGGAAATTCAGTAACTGTGAGCGTGCTAACATTGATGGTTATGAGGAGTGCACTAGGCCATCAAATGCAGATTTTGATCATGTACACAGCCAAATTACAGGTGGGACACCTGACCAATGTGGAAGGCCCAGCAAGAAGAGGAAGGAATATCATAGTGAAGAGGAAGATGAAGGAGAAGAGAGTAATGGCCAAGAGAACGATGATCCTTCAGCTCCAAAGAAACCAAGGGTTGTTTGGTCAGTTGAACTACACCGAAAATTTGTTGCTGCTGTCAATCAGCTAGGAATTGACA AAGCTGTGCCAAAAAGGATACTTGAGCTCATGAATGTTGAGAGACTCACCAGGGAAAATGTTGCAAGTCACCTGCAG AAGTATAGACTCTATCTTAAACGGCTAAGTGCTGTGGCATCGCAACAGGCTAGCATTGTTGCTGGTTTGGGAGGCAACGACCCCTTTATGCGGATGGGTGCATTTGAAGGACTCCAGGGTTATCAATCTTTTGCCTCTTCAGCAGCTCTGCCATCTTTTAGTCCACAGGGGTTGTTAAATAGAAATAATCCAACATCATTTGGAATTCAAGGGATGTCTGCTTACAGACCAATTCAGATTGCAACCGGCAATTccacaataagtcattccaatggCGATCCAAATAAATATCACCTTAGCCTACCAGGTACTAGTAGCCGACAAGGAAATTTGGCACAAGGTTTGACAACTTCAGTTGGGCAGGTCCAGCTGACACAAAAGTGGTTTCATGAAGAAACTGAAGATCTATCTACTATCCTTTCTGTGAGTGGCCGGGCTAATAATGGCGTGCCTGGCACACTCCAAAGCGTCACAAATAGTCATTTGCTGCAGCATGGCCTTGTTGAATGTAGACAAGACAAAGTTGTTATCCAGCCATCTTCATCTGGAAGTTCAGATCGTCTTGAAGGCACTGTTGGAGTTTCCTCCAGTCTGATGGATTCTTGTGCATCCCAGCAGAGGGTTGTTCCATTGTCTGCCTTTTCTACCAGTGCATCGCCAATGAATGGCTCGTTTTGCAGTAACGCCATAGCTGAGTTGGGTGCTACGTCCTCTGGAGGTACAAATATTTGCCCCTCCAATGACCTCAGAGTAGCAAGAGACAACAAAGTGGGAGCTAGCTCTTCTGGTAATGTGATACTTTTGTCTCCAGACACTGTGCCAAACCAAAAATACTTGAATTTTGGTGGTGGAAGCAATTTGAGGCAGAGCATGGATGGAGGGAACACAGACAATCTGTTGAATCCCAAGTTCATATGGAGTTGTTTGCCGACCTCTCTACCACCGAATCTTATCGGAagtcatcatcccatgagccaaaGACCAAATAACGGAAACCTTGGTGGCACAATGGTTGGACAGACAACAGCAAGTGCTTCAACAGCTGCTCCACAGACGAGGATCGACATGATTATCTCCGGAGACACACCGACTCCAAAGAGCGCATCGGATTTGAGCTTCCCTAGGGTCCACAGCGAGCTTAGCTCTAGCAGCTGCAGCTTCGACGGCCTCCTCAACTCCATAATCAAAGTG GAGAAGGACGATGCTTCCTTCAGCGATGACCTGGGATGTGACTTCTACTCCCTGGGTGCCTGCATATGA
- the LOC136464725 gene encoding pentatricopeptide repeat-containing protein At5g27460-like, with the protein MAAAVPLRLAGLLGLGLASRTRPNPKPHLSCAFSSSTISAPLAADRVREDESGLLSRRLLRLRFRSPRGAAAAAIERWARERVHISQPELRRAIAMLRRARRYEHALEIFSWMESCNSLQLSSWDHAARLDLIAKGYSTSQAEEYYNKLQSPAARQAASFPLLHCYVTERNVQKAEYFMAQLQSHGLPVDPHSFNEIMKLYVATCQYEKVLSVIDLMKRNNIPRNVLSYNLWMNACAEVSGVASVQSVFQEMLNDETVEVGWSTYCTLANIFRKNGLNTKAQACLRKAETKLSPTGRLGYSFVMTCYAALNDSDGVMRLWEASKSVPGRIPTANYMTAILCSIKVGDISQAEWIFGSWEGGCRKHDVRVSNVLLGAYVRNRWIEKAERLHLHMLEKGACPNYKTWEILMEGYVQSRQMDKAVGCMKKGFSLLKSCHWRPPLELMEAIGKHFEEQGNFDDAYRYIKVLQRFNLTSLPLYKSLIRAYINADVVPPNILEMIAKDQIDMDEEMDRLIILAGKIDITCNG; encoded by the exons ATGGCCGCTGCCGTGCCCTTGCGCCTCGCCGGCctcctcggcctcggcctcgcctcCCGCACGCGACCAAACCCTAAGCCACACCTCTCCTGCGCCTTCTCCTCCTCGACCATCTCCGCGCCTCTCGCGGCCGACCGGGTCCGCGAGGACGAGAGTGGCCTCCTCTCGCGGCGCCTGCTCCGGCTCCGCTTCCGCTCGCCGCGCGGGGCCGCCGCGGCTGCCATCGAGAGATGGGCCCGGGAGCGCGTCCACATCTCGCAGCCGGAGCTCCGTCGCGCAATCGCGATGCTCCGGCGCGCGCGCCGCTACGAGCACGCCCTCGAG ATTTTCTCTTGGATGGAATCATGCAACTCTCTTCAACTGTCGTCATGGGATCATGCAGCAAGACTGGACTTGATTGCTAAAGGTTACAGTACTTCTCAAGCTGAGGAATACTACAACAAGCTACAGAGCCCTGCTGCCAGACAAGCTGCATCGTTCCCTCTCCTCCACTGCTATGTTACAGAAAGAAATGTACAGAAGGCTGAATACTTCATGGCCCAGTTGCAGAGTCACGGGTTGCCTGTAGATCCTCACTCTTTCAATGAAATCATGAAACTCTATGTTGCAACCTGTCAGTATGAGAAGGTCCTTAGTGTTATTGACCTCATGAAACGGAACAACATTCCCAGAAATGTTCTCTCCTACAACCTTTGGATGAATGCTTGTGCTGAAGTCTCTGGTGTTGCCTCAGTACAATCAGTGTTCCAGGAGATGTTGAATGATGAGACGGTCGAGGTTGGTTGGAGCACATACTGCACACTAGCCAACATTTTCAGGAAGAATGGACTGAACACTAAAGCGCAAGCTTGCCTTAGGAAAGCTGAAACAAAACTGTCACCAACAGGGCGCTTAGGATACTCTTTTGTAATGACATGTTATGCGGCTCTGAATGACAGCGATGGAGTTATGAGATTGTGGGAGGCTAGCAAAAGTGTGCCAGGTAGAATCCCCACTGCAAACTACATGACTGCTATATTATGTTCAATAAAAGTTGGCGACATCAGCCAGGCCGAGTGGATCTTTGGAAGCTGGGAAGGAGGGTGCAGGAAGCATGATGTGCGGGTTTCAAATGTTCTTCTTGGTGCTTATGTGAGGAATAGGTGGATTGAAAAGGCTGAGAGGCTCCACCTCCACATGCTAGAGAAAGGAGCATGTCCAAATTACAAGACATGGGAGATATTGATGGAGGGTTATGTTCAGAGTAGGCAGATGGACAAAGCTGTGGGTTGCATGAAGAAAGGTTTCTCTCTGTTGAAGAGTTGCCATTGGAGACCTCCACTTGAACTGATGGAGGCCATTGGCAAACATTTCGAAGAGCAAGGAAATTTTGACGATGCATATCGATACATTAAGGTTCTCCAGAGGTTTAACTTGACAAGCTTGCCCCTGTATAAGTCATTGATTCGAGCATATATCAATGCTGACGTTGTGCCACCGAATATCCTTGAGATGATTGCAAAAGATCAGATTGATATGGACGAAGAAATGGACCGGTTGATCATACTTGCTGGCAAGATAGATATCACATGCAATGGATAG